In one window of Helianthus annuus cultivar XRQ/B chromosome 17, HanXRQr2.0-SUNRISE, whole genome shotgun sequence DNA:
- the LOC110920934 gene encoding DNA (cytosine-5)-methyltransferase CMT3 isoform X1: protein MAKNSKRKSRASDNDADHVPSSVPVKKPKEETEQLLSNAVAVAVELPAAVDGDSPARSSGRKSVSKKEEALVEDEEESKFVGDPVPNDEARRRWPHRYIAKKKTATIDSTEIPKGSEPPKEFIQAKKHYTEALIDGRVHFKLFEDCYVQAGEGEDNYICRVVEMFEGVDKKPYFCAQWFYRAKDTVIQACSNLIDDKRIFLSEIKDDNPLDCLVEKLKIVRVPLDVDVATKRDMLSNGNYYYDMLYSVPFSSYQKLPTDTYNEGDGNESDSTVSSESDSNLTGIKDSKVNEVKGTEMRMLDLYSGCGAMSTGLCLGANMANVNLVTRWAVDLNKYACESLKLNHPETEVRNETADDFLLLLKEWEKLCQSFSLVAGGDPMSVEKEETENAEDDGDDEDDDDDLGEEVFEVEKILSICYGDPKEIKKRGLYLKIRWKNYGPEEDTWEPIDGLGDCQEKIKKFVVDGFKSKLLPLPGDVDVICGGPPCQGISGFNRFRKKDDPLSDEKNKQLVVYMNIVEYLKPRFALMENVVDIVKFAKGFLGRYALGRLVSMNYQARIGLMTAGSYGLPQFRMRMFMWAARPNEKLPGYPLPTHNVVTRGAFPLEFESNAVIHDDVKAAELEKELFLGDAISDLPPVANDEERDEIPYGDMPATEFQKFIRLKKEDMPGFSGVTVGSSEHLLYDHRPYKCNDDDYQRVCQIPKRKGANFRDLKGVRVRDDNHVEWDPDVERVYLPSGKPLVPDYAMSFVDGRSSKPFGRLWWDEIVPTVVTRAEPHNQAILHPLQDRVLTIRENARLQGFPDYYKLLGPIKERYIQVGNAVAVPVARALGYSLAMSCKGTAVEGPTFILPKKFPSLEAVASPALILDEDQ from the exons ATGGCGAAGAACAGCAAGAGGAAGTCTCGTGCATCCGACAACGACGCCGATCATGTTCCTTCATCTGTTCCAGTAAAAAAACCTAAAGAGGAAACCGAACAGTTGTTGTCCaatgctgttgctgttgctgttgaacTTCCGGCTGCTGTTGACGGAGACTCTCCGGCGAGAAGCTCTGGCCGGAAATCTGTGAGTAAGAAGGAGGAAGCTTTGGTGGAAGATGAAGAGGAGTCGAAATTTGTTGGTGATCCGGTTCCTAATGATGAAGCTAGACGACGGTGGCCTCATCGTTACATTGCAAAAAAA AAGACAGCAACTATTGATAGTACAGAAATTCCAAAGGG GAGTGAGCCCCCGAAAGAGTTTATACAAGCCAAAAAGCATTATACTGAAGCTCTCATTGACGGGCGAGTGCATTTTAAACTTTTTGAAGACTGCTATGTCCAG GCTGGTGAGGGCGAAGATAATTACATATGCAGAGTTGTTGAAATGTTTGAAGGAGTAGATAAGAAACCTTATTTTTGTGCTCAGTGGTTTTATAGAGCCAAAGATACG GTCATTCAGGCTTGTTCTAACCTTATTGATGACAAACGTATATTCCTTTCTGAAATAAAGGATGACAATCCTCTTGATTGTCTTGTGGAAAAGCTTAAAATTGTGCGGGTTCCGTTAGAT GTGGATGTTGCTACTAAAAGAGATATGCTTTCAAATGGAAATTACTATTATGACATGCTGTATTCGGTACCATTTTCAAGTTACCAAAAGTTACCAACAG ATACATATAATGAAGGAGATGGAAACGAGTCTGATTCAACCGTATCTTCTGAGTCTGACTCTAATTTAACCGGTATTAAAGACTCCAAAGTCAATGAGGTCAAAGGAACTGAGATGAGAATGCTAGACCTTTATTCAGGGTGCGGTGCGATGTCTACAGGGCTTTGCTTGGGTGCTAATATGGCAAATGTTAATCTTGTTACG AGATGGGCTGTCGATTTGAACAAATACGCGTGTGAAAGCTTGAAGCTGAATCATCCAGAGACAGAG GTGAGAAATGAGACGGCAGATGATTTTTTGTTGTTGTTAAAAGAGTGGGAAAAGCTTTGCCAGTCGTTTTCATTGGTTGCTGGCGGGGATCCTATGAGCGTTGAGAAAGAAGAAACTGAAAACGCAGAGGACGATGGTGATGATGAAGACGACGATGATGATCTTGGCGAGGAAGTGTTTGAAGTCGAAAAGATTTTGTCTATTTGTTATGGTGACCCGAAAGAAATCAAGAAGCGTGGGCTGTACCTCAAG ATCCGTTGGAAAAACTATGGTCCTGAAGAAGACACTTGGGAACCTATAGATGGCTTGGG TGATTGTCAGGAGAAGATTAAGAAGTTTGTCGTGGATGGGTTCAAATCGAAGCTTTTACCATTACCC GGGGATGTGGATGTTATCTGTGGTGGACCCCCTTGTCAGGGCATAAGTGGATTCAATCGCTTTAGGAAAAAAGATGATCCATTAAGCGATGAAAAAAATAAACAGCTTGTAGTCTACATGAACATTGTAGAGTATTTAAAACCAAGATTTGCATTGATGGAAAACGTTGTAGACATAGTTAAGTTTGCAAAAGGGTTCCTTGGACGATATGCTTTGGGCCGCCTTGTTTCAATGAACTATCAAGCCCGTATAGGCTTGATGACAGCAGGCTCTTATGGACTCCCACAGTTCAGGATGAGAATGTTCATGTGGGCCGCCAGGCCCAACGAG AAATTACCTGGATATCCATTACCAACACATAATGTGGTTACAAGGGGAGCCTTTCCTTTGGAATTTGAG TCAAATGCTGTTATTCATGATGATGTCAAAGCCGCTGAGTTGGAAAAGGAACTGTTTCTCGGTGATGCAATTTCTGATCTTCCACCG GTGGCAAATGATGAAGAAAGAGATGAAATTCCTTACGGGGATATGCCTGCGACAGAATTCCAGAAGTTTATAAGACTCAAGAAGGAAG ATATGCCTGGATTTTCTGGTGTAACTGTGGGTTCATCAGAACATCTTCTGTATGATCACCGTCCATATAAATGTAACGATGATGATTATCAGCGTGTCTGTCAAATTCCCAAGAGAAAG GGTGCAAATTTCAGGGATCTGAAAGGTGTTCGGGTTCGTGATGACAATCATGTTGAATGGGACCCTGATGTGGAGAGGGTATATTTACCTTCAGGAAAACCATTG GTTCCTGATTATGCCATGAGTTTTGTAGACGGACGATCATCAAA ACCATTTGGACGTCTTTGGTGGGATGAAATTGTACCTACTGTCGTCACCAGGGCAGAACCTCACAATCAG GCCATTCTCCACCCTCTTCAAGATCGAGTTTTAACAATTCGTGAGAATGCAAGGCTTCAGGGGTTTCCTGACTACTATAAACTTCTTGGTCCCATCAAAGAAAG ATATATACAAGTTGGAAATGCAGTGGCTGTTCCAGTTGCACGAGCATTAGGCTACTCTCTAGCAATGTCATGTAAAGGTACTGCTGTTGAAGGGCCTACTTTCATTTTGCCAAAGAAGTTTCCGAGTTTAGAAGCCGTTGCATCTCCTGCTCTGATACTTGACGAAGATCAATAA
- the LOC110920934 gene encoding DNA (cytosine-5)-methyltransferase CMT3 isoform X2 — MFEGVDKKPYFCAQWFYRAKDTVIQACSNLIDDKRIFLSEIKDDNPLDCLVEKLKIVRVPLDVDVATKRDMLSNGNYYYDMLYSVPFSSYQKLPTDTYNEGDGNESDSTVSSESDSNLTGIKDSKVNEVKGTEMRMLDLYSGCGAMSTGLCLGANMANVNLVTRWAVDLNKYACESLKLNHPETEVRNETADDFLLLLKEWEKLCQSFSLVAGGDPMSVEKEETENAEDDGDDEDDDDDLGEEVFEVEKILSICYGDPKEIKKRGLYLKIRWKNYGPEEDTWEPIDGLGDCQEKIKKFVVDGFKSKLLPLPGDVDVICGGPPCQGISGFNRFRKKDDPLSDEKNKQLVVYMNIVEYLKPRFALMENVVDIVKFAKGFLGRYALGRLVSMNYQARIGLMTAGSYGLPQFRMRMFMWAARPNEKLPGYPLPTHNVVTRGAFPLEFESNAVIHDDVKAAELEKELFLGDAISDLPPVANDEERDEIPYGDMPATEFQKFIRLKKEDMPGFSGVTVGSSEHLLYDHRPYKCNDDDYQRVCQIPKRKGANFRDLKGVRVRDDNHVEWDPDVERVYLPSGKPLVPDYAMSFVDGRSSKPFGRLWWDEIVPTVVTRAEPHNQAILHPLQDRVLTIRENARLQGFPDYYKLLGPIKERYIQVGNAVAVPVARALGYSLAMSCKGTAVEGPTFILPKKFPSLEAVASPALILDEDQ; from the exons ATGTTTGAAGGAGTAGATAAGAAACCTTATTTTTGTGCTCAGTGGTTTTATAGAGCCAAAGATACG GTCATTCAGGCTTGTTCTAACCTTATTGATGACAAACGTATATTCCTTTCTGAAATAAAGGATGACAATCCTCTTGATTGTCTTGTGGAAAAGCTTAAAATTGTGCGGGTTCCGTTAGAT GTGGATGTTGCTACTAAAAGAGATATGCTTTCAAATGGAAATTACTATTATGACATGCTGTATTCGGTACCATTTTCAAGTTACCAAAAGTTACCAACAG ATACATATAATGAAGGAGATGGAAACGAGTCTGATTCAACCGTATCTTCTGAGTCTGACTCTAATTTAACCGGTATTAAAGACTCCAAAGTCAATGAGGTCAAAGGAACTGAGATGAGAATGCTAGACCTTTATTCAGGGTGCGGTGCGATGTCTACAGGGCTTTGCTTGGGTGCTAATATGGCAAATGTTAATCTTGTTACG AGATGGGCTGTCGATTTGAACAAATACGCGTGTGAAAGCTTGAAGCTGAATCATCCAGAGACAGAG GTGAGAAATGAGACGGCAGATGATTTTTTGTTGTTGTTAAAAGAGTGGGAAAAGCTTTGCCAGTCGTTTTCATTGGTTGCTGGCGGGGATCCTATGAGCGTTGAGAAAGAAGAAACTGAAAACGCAGAGGACGATGGTGATGATGAAGACGACGATGATGATCTTGGCGAGGAAGTGTTTGAAGTCGAAAAGATTTTGTCTATTTGTTATGGTGACCCGAAAGAAATCAAGAAGCGTGGGCTGTACCTCAAG ATCCGTTGGAAAAACTATGGTCCTGAAGAAGACACTTGGGAACCTATAGATGGCTTGGG TGATTGTCAGGAGAAGATTAAGAAGTTTGTCGTGGATGGGTTCAAATCGAAGCTTTTACCATTACCC GGGGATGTGGATGTTATCTGTGGTGGACCCCCTTGTCAGGGCATAAGTGGATTCAATCGCTTTAGGAAAAAAGATGATCCATTAAGCGATGAAAAAAATAAACAGCTTGTAGTCTACATGAACATTGTAGAGTATTTAAAACCAAGATTTGCATTGATGGAAAACGTTGTAGACATAGTTAAGTTTGCAAAAGGGTTCCTTGGACGATATGCTTTGGGCCGCCTTGTTTCAATGAACTATCAAGCCCGTATAGGCTTGATGACAGCAGGCTCTTATGGACTCCCACAGTTCAGGATGAGAATGTTCATGTGGGCCGCCAGGCCCAACGAG AAATTACCTGGATATCCATTACCAACACATAATGTGGTTACAAGGGGAGCCTTTCCTTTGGAATTTGAG TCAAATGCTGTTATTCATGATGATGTCAAAGCCGCTGAGTTGGAAAAGGAACTGTTTCTCGGTGATGCAATTTCTGATCTTCCACCG GTGGCAAATGATGAAGAAAGAGATGAAATTCCTTACGGGGATATGCCTGCGACAGAATTCCAGAAGTTTATAAGACTCAAGAAGGAAG ATATGCCTGGATTTTCTGGTGTAACTGTGGGTTCATCAGAACATCTTCTGTATGATCACCGTCCATATAAATGTAACGATGATGATTATCAGCGTGTCTGTCAAATTCCCAAGAGAAAG GGTGCAAATTTCAGGGATCTGAAAGGTGTTCGGGTTCGTGATGACAATCATGTTGAATGGGACCCTGATGTGGAGAGGGTATATTTACCTTCAGGAAAACCATTG GTTCCTGATTATGCCATGAGTTTTGTAGACGGACGATCATCAAA ACCATTTGGACGTCTTTGGTGGGATGAAATTGTACCTACTGTCGTCACCAGGGCAGAACCTCACAATCAG GCCATTCTCCACCCTCTTCAAGATCGAGTTTTAACAATTCGTGAGAATGCAAGGCTTCAGGGGTTTCCTGACTACTATAAACTTCTTGGTCCCATCAAAGAAAG ATATATACAAGTTGGAAATGCAGTGGCTGTTCCAGTTGCACGAGCATTAGGCTACTCTCTAGCAATGTCATGTAAAGGTACTGCTGTTGAAGGGCCTACTTTCATTTTGCCAAAGAAGTTTCCGAGTTTAGAAGCCGTTGCATCTCCTGCTCTGATACTTGACGAAGATCAATAA